From Pseudofrankia saprophytica, a single genomic window includes:
- the cobM gene encoding precorrin-4 C(11)-methyltransferase gives MTVHFIGAGPGAADLITLRARDLIAASPVCLYAGSLVDPAVLAHCPPAARLVDTAPLTLDEIVGHLVDAHAAGLDVARLCSGDPSVFSAVAEQMRRLDAAGVPYDVCPGVSAYAAAAAELRRELTVPGVAQSVVLTRTSENASAMPAGETLAALGAARATMVIHLSVQRIEAVVADLLPVYGADTPVAVVAWASRPDQVVLRGRLEDIAAAVRAAGVRRAAVIIVGDALAAGGFRDSHLYSVERDRSCVS, from the coding sequence ATGACCGTCCACTTTATCGGCGCGGGACCCGGCGCCGCCGACCTGATCACGCTGCGCGCCCGGGACCTGATCGCGGCGTCCCCCGTCTGCCTGTACGCCGGCAGCCTGGTGGACCCGGCGGTGCTCGCGCACTGCCCGCCGGCCGCGCGGCTCGTCGACACCGCCCCGCTGACCCTCGACGAGATCGTCGGCCACCTCGTCGACGCGCACGCGGCCGGTCTCGACGTCGCCCGGCTGTGCAGCGGCGACCCGTCGGTGTTCAGCGCCGTCGCCGAGCAGATGCGCCGCCTCGACGCCGCAGGCGTGCCCTACGACGTGTGCCCCGGGGTGTCGGCCTACGCCGCCGCGGCCGCCGAGCTACGCCGCGAGCTGACCGTGCCGGGCGTCGCGCAGAGCGTCGTGCTGACCCGCACCAGCGAGAACGCCTCCGCCATGCCCGCCGGGGAGACGCTCGCCGCCCTCGGCGCCGCCCGGGCGACCATGGTGATCCACCTGTCCGTGCAGCGGATCGAGGCGGTGGTCGCCGACCTGCTGCCGGTGTACGGCGCCGATACCCCGGTCGCCGTGGTCGCCTGGGCGTCCCGGCCGGACCAGGTCGTGCTGCGCGGCCGCCTGGAGGACATCGCCGCGGCCGTGCGGGCCGCCGGGGTGCGCCGGGCCGCGGTCATCATCGTCGGCGACGCGCTGGCCGCCGGCGGCTTCCGCGACAGCCACCTGTACTCGGTGGAACGGGACCGCTCGTGCGTGTCCTGA
- a CDS encoding cobalt-precorrin-6A reductase, with protein sequence MRVLILGGTREARDLAAALVDATLADELGVTVTTSLAGRVSDPALPAGETVIGGFGGVAGLRAFLRAREIDVVVDATHPFAATMSAHAVDACAGDDGSAEGGAVPLLRLARPGWARRPGDDWHRVPALAAAAERARALCPPGSAVFVTTGRRQLAPFAADADRHYVIRAVDPPTDLLPPRHTVLLDRGPYTVDGETRLLRDHRIRVLVTKDSGGDLTAAKLDAARALGLPVVMVDRPAVTAPSPPTWPDVAGVLGALRELTTG encoded by the coding sequence GTGCGTGTCCTGATCCTCGGCGGCACCCGCGAGGCCCGCGACCTCGCAGCCGCGCTCGTCGACGCCACGCTCGCCGACGAACTGGGCGTCACGGTCACGACGTCGCTGGCCGGACGGGTGAGCGACCCCGCGCTCCCCGCGGGCGAGACCGTGATCGGTGGCTTCGGCGGGGTCGCGGGCCTGCGCGCGTTCCTGCGCGCCCGCGAGATCGACGTCGTCGTCGACGCGACCCACCCGTTCGCCGCGACGATGTCCGCGCATGCGGTGGACGCGTGCGCCGGCGACGACGGCTCGGCCGAGGGCGGCGCCGTGCCGCTGCTCCGGCTGGCCAGGCCCGGCTGGGCCCGCCGTCCCGGTGACGACTGGCACCGTGTGCCCGCTCTCGCGGCGGCCGCGGAACGGGCCCGGGCGCTGTGCCCGCCCGGCTCGGCCGTCTTCGTCACCACCGGACGCCGCCAGCTCGCGCCCTTCGCGGCCGACGCCGACCGCCACTACGTGATCAGGGCCGTCGATCCGCCCACCGATCTCCTGCCGCCCCGGCACACCGTCCTGCTGGACCGCGGCCCCTACACGGTCGACGGCGAGACCCGGCTGCTGCGCGACCACCGGATCCGCGTGCTCGTCACGAAGGACAGCGGCGGCGACCTCACGGCGGCGAAGCTGGACGCCGCCCGAGCGCTCGGCCTACCGGTCGTCATGGTCGACCGCCCCGCCGTGACCGCCCCGTCCCCACCCACCTGGCCCGACGTGGCCGGCGTCCTCGGCGCCCTACGCGAACTCACCACCGGCTAG
- a CDS encoding ABC transporter permease has translation MRIGTGAAAATRRVTLGGLGRRRAQTAVLVLTVLTAVTASLLATGLLVGSHAPFDRAFAQQRGAHLTAEADAAKATPAQLAATARLAGVTAAAGPFPTATVSTRVTSGPGGPGAGGSGPGPMGLPPLAVVGRDDPGGPVDRVDLVRGAWPARPGEIVLSTGLDILLPVGTRLTVQDLPGGGELTVVGIARSTSQTADAWVASAEVRRLAAAGAQTGYEMLYRFAAAGTDADIRAGQAAVAGALPAGALTGTRSYLDVRRVAIAVTAAYVPFVAAFGGLGLAMSALIIGIVVSGAVGAARWRIGVLRSLGFTPGQVVAAYVGQTLAPAAVGVGLGVLFGNLLAVPVLADQSDANGGPKPTIPLWVDVAVAAGALALVAGAALASASRAGRLPAVEAISLGRAPRTGRGRLARRLTGRLPLPRPVSLGLANPFARPARATVMAAAVGLGALGVTFAVGLGTTLALIQKENGPDLAGDVVVSLGSEIHENAGGNGPPTPGEAPPGAGAETPPATAQADTEAVAAALKSLAGTAGYFGVAETQLAVRGLVGAADVTALTGQASAAARRLVSGRWLDAPGEAVVDSRFLRAAGLRVGDRATVTDGGRVASLLIVGEVFDANDSPSLFTASTSLAGLALDLTPHEFGVDLAPGTDVGDYLRAADEALAPLGAGAMANSGDQSTVIIAMISLITTLTLMTVVVAVLGVLNTVVLDTRERVHDLGVFKALGMAPRQTVAMVVTSVAGIGAVAGLVGVPLGILLHHAVVPLMGDAITTGMPAAYVDVYDPLTVAGLALGGLVIAAAGALLPATWAAGTRTATALRTE, from the coding sequence ATGAGGATCGGGACCGGCGCGGCCGCCGCCACCCGGCGGGTGACGCTCGGCGGCCTCGGCCGGCGCCGCGCGCAGACCGCGGTGCTCGTGCTGACCGTCCTGACGGCCGTCACGGCGTCGCTGCTCGCCACCGGGTTGCTGGTCGGGTCGCATGCGCCGTTCGACCGGGCCTTCGCCCAGCAGCGCGGCGCGCACCTGACGGCGGAGGCCGACGCGGCGAAGGCGACGCCGGCCCAGCTCGCGGCCACCGCCCGGCTCGCGGGCGTCACGGCCGCCGCCGGGCCGTTCCCGACGGCGACGGTGAGCACGCGTGTGACCAGCGGTCCGGGCGGCCCCGGGGCTGGCGGCTCGGGCCCCGGCCCGATGGGCCTGCCGCCGCTGGCCGTCGTCGGCCGGGACGACCCCGGCGGCCCCGTCGACCGGGTCGACCTCGTCCGGGGGGCCTGGCCAGCCCGGCCCGGCGAGATCGTGCTGTCGACCGGTCTCGACATCCTCCTGCCGGTCGGTACCAGGCTGACGGTGCAGGACCTGCCGGGCGGCGGCGAGCTGACCGTGGTGGGGATCGCCCGGTCGACCAGCCAGACCGCGGACGCCTGGGTGGCGTCGGCGGAGGTGCGACGACTGGCCGCGGCGGGCGCCCAGACCGGCTACGAGATGCTCTACCGGTTCGCGGCCGCGGGCACGGACGCCGACATCCGCGCCGGGCAGGCCGCCGTGGCGGGCGCGCTGCCGGCGGGGGCGCTGACCGGCACCCGGTCCTACCTGGACGTCCGTCGGGTGGCGATCGCCGTGACCGCGGCGTACGTGCCGTTCGTCGCCGCCTTCGGCGGGCTCGGCCTGGCGATGTCGGCGCTGATCATCGGGATCGTGGTCAGCGGCGCGGTCGGCGCGGCGCGCTGGCGGATCGGCGTGCTCCGGTCGCTCGGGTTCACGCCCGGGCAGGTGGTGGCGGCATACGTCGGCCAGACGCTGGCGCCGGCCGCGGTCGGCGTCGGGCTCGGCGTGCTGTTCGGCAACCTGCTCGCCGTCCCGGTCCTCGCGGACCAGTCCGACGCGAACGGCGGGCCGAAGCCGACGATCCCGCTGTGGGTCGACGTGGCGGTCGCGGCCGGGGCGCTCGCCCTCGTCGCCGGCGCGGCGCTGGCCTCCGCCTCGCGTGCCGGGCGGCTGCCGGCGGTGGAGGCGATCAGCCTCGGCCGCGCGCCCCGGACCGGCCGGGGGCGGCTGGCCCGGCGCCTCACGGGCCGGCTGCCGCTGCCGCGCCCGGTGAGCCTCGGGCTCGCGAACCCGTTCGCCCGGCCGGCGCGGGCGACGGTCATGGCCGCCGCCGTCGGCCTGGGCGCGCTCGGCGTCACCTTCGCCGTCGGGCTGGGGACGACGCTGGCCCTGATCCAGAAGGAGAACGGCCCCGACCTGGCGGGCGACGTCGTCGTCTCCCTCGGGTCCGAGATCCATGAGAACGCCGGTGGGAACGGCCCGCCCACGCCCGGCGAGGCCCCGCCCGGCGCCGGCGCGGAGACGCCCCCCGCCACCGCGCAGGCGGACACCGAGGCCGTCGCCGCGGCGCTGAAATCCCTGGCGGGGACCGCGGGGTACTTCGGCGTGGCCGAGACCCAGCTCGCCGTGCGCGGCCTGGTCGGCGCGGCGGACGTCACGGCGCTGACCGGCCAGGCGTCGGCGGCGGCCCGGCGCCTGGTCTCCGGGCGCTGGCTCGACGCCCCGGGGGAGGCCGTCGTCGACTCCAGGTTCCTGCGGGCCGCCGGCCTCCGGGTCGGCGACCGGGCCACGGTCACCGACGGCGGGCGCGTCGCGAGCCTGCTGATCGTCGGCGAGGTGTTCGACGCCAACGACTCCCCGAGCCTGTTCACGGCCTCGACGTCCCTGGCCGGCCTTGCCCTGGACCTGACTCCGCACGAGTTCGGCGTCGACCTGGCACCCGGGACCGACGTCGGGGACTACCTCCGCGCGGCCGACGAGGCCCTGGCGCCGCTCGGCGCGGGTGCGATGGCGAACAGCGGTGACCAGTCGACCGTGATCATCGCCATGATCTCGCTGATCACGACGCTCACGCTGATGACCGTCGTGGTCGCCGTGCTGGGCGTGCTGAACACGGTGGTGCTGGACACCCGGGAGCGCGTCCACGACCTCGGGGTCTTCAAGGCGCTCGGCATGGCTCCGCGGCAGACCGTCGCGATGGTGGTGACGTCGGTCGCCGGGATCGGCGCCGTCGCCGGCCTGGTGGGTGTGCCGCTCGGGATCCTGCTGCACCACGCGGTCGTGCCGCTGATGGGCGACGCCATCACGACCGGGATGCCGGCCGCCTATGTGGACGTGTACGACCCGCTGACGGTGGCCGGGCTCGCCCTGGGCGGGTTGGTCATCGCGGCGGCCGGCGCGCTGCTCCCCGCCACCTGGGCCGCCGGGACCCGCACCGCGACCGCCCTGCGCACGGAATAG
- a CDS encoding ABC transporter ATP-binding protein: protein MTTRNNSVPGGPAAGAADRAGWPAAAGQPVVEIQGVTKTYGGGAHALVDVSLTVRAGEAVAIVGPSGSGKSTLLNMIAGLDRPTSGSVTVGGHRVDRMSETASARYRRARVGMVFQFFNLLDDLTVLDNVLLPAQLARIGRAEARRRAADLLDYLGVGRHAGAYPGRLSGGERQRVAVARALMNQPAVLLADEPTGALDRASGRDVQALLADLSRDGLTILLVTHDGALADACATRTVELVDGAVARDAEMTR from the coding sequence GTGACCACACGCAACAACTCGGTACCGGGCGGCCCGGCCGCCGGCGCCGCGGACCGCGCCGGCTGGCCGGCCGCGGCCGGCCAGCCTGTCGTCGAGATTCAGGGGGTGACCAAGACCTACGGCGGTGGCGCGCACGCGCTCGTGGACGTGTCGCTGACGGTGCGCGCCGGCGAGGCGGTCGCGATCGTCGGGCCGTCGGGCAGTGGCAAGTCGACCCTGCTCAACATGATCGCGGGGCTGGACCGGCCGACGTCGGGCAGCGTCACCGTCGGCGGTCACCGGGTCGACCGGATGAGCGAGACGGCGTCCGCCCGGTACCGGCGGGCCCGCGTCGGCATGGTCTTCCAGTTCTTCAACCTGCTCGACGACCTCACCGTCCTCGACAACGTCCTGCTGCCCGCCCAGCTCGCCCGGATCGGCCGGGCCGAGGCCCGCCGGCGGGCCGCGGACCTGCTGGACTACCTGGGCGTCGGCCGGCACGCCGGCGCCTACCCCGGCCGGCTGTCCGGCGGGGAGCGTCAGCGGGTCGCCGTCGCCCGCGCGCTGATGAACCAACCGGCGGTGCTGCTGGCCGACGAGCCGACCGGTGCCCTCGACCGGGCGTCGGGCCGGGACGTCCAGGCGCTCCTCGCCGACCTGAGCCGGGACGGCCTGACGATCCTGCTGGTGACCCACGACGGAGCGCTCGCGGACGCGTGCGCGACCCGGACGGTCGAGCTGGTCGACGGCGCGGTTGCCCGGGACGCGGAGATGACCCGATGA